The Halorhabdus sp. BNX81 genome includes a region encoding these proteins:
- a CDS encoding RDD family protein, protein MTSNTDRRCGVGIRGVAMAIDSIVWIALFMVVVSAVGFVSGDLQTTSEGIETNLEGGPAVVGLALWLAVSICYHTVLEWRWGKTVGKYLVSITVTRPDGSPPSFLGSLLRNLFRLIDWLPFVYLVGIVTIAVSKSDRRLGDRVGNTIVIRT, encoded by the coding sequence ATGACGTCGAATACTGATCGGCGGTGTGGCGTCGGCATTCGCGGCGTCGCGATGGCGATCGACTCGATCGTCTGGATCGCCCTGTTCATGGTCGTCGTCTCCGCGGTCGGCTTCGTGAGCGGCGACTTACAGACGACGAGCGAGGGGATCGAGACGAATCTCGAAGGTGGCCCTGCAGTCGTCGGACTGGCGCTGTGGCTCGCCGTCTCGATCTGCTATCACACGGTGCTGGAATGGCGGTGGGGCAAGACCGTCGGGAAGTACCTCGTCAGCATCACGGTGACGCGACCGGACGGCTCACCGCCGTCGTTTCTGGGCTCGCTCCTTCGGAACCTCTTCCGGCTCATCGACTGGTTGCCCTTCGTTTACCTGGTCGGGATCGTCACGATCGCGGTCTCGAAATCGGACAGACGGCTCGGTGACCGGGTGGGAAACACCATCGTGATACGAACCTGA
- a CDS encoding DUF5518 domain-containing protein → MEPIETSPRDVETTATTRSPPAFDRPLDWAIGGVLAVLGFLIALGGGILYAAVDRPEIATLIQESEFRSDGFTEGEAIDAVVALAEWGGIGLVATGVSIVLIGVAVVVAHGRARRHGRGTPRWILGVVGAIINTVLSFVPLSPLLGGAAASHLSTDREASGVAAGAFAGLFTIVPALVTLAFVGVGLFTGLPEATAGAAVAALVIGVLLTIVYVVGLSALGGYIGHRL, encoded by the coding sequence ATGGAACCGATCGAAACATCCCCACGAGACGTTGAAACGACTGCCACGACGCGGTCACCCCCTGCTTTCGACCGCCCGCTCGACTGGGCGATCGGCGGGGTGCTGGCCGTCCTCGGGTTCCTGATCGCCCTCGGCGGCGGGATCCTGTACGCCGCCGTCGATCGCCCCGAGATCGCGACACTGATTCAGGAAAGCGAGTTCCGCTCGGACGGCTTCACCGAGGGGGAGGCGATCGACGCGGTGGTGGCACTCGCCGAGTGGGGCGGTATCGGCCTCGTCGCGACCGGCGTCTCGATCGTGCTCATCGGCGTCGCCGTCGTGGTGGCCCACGGCCGGGCCCGACGCCACGGCCGGGGCACCCCGCGGTGGATCCTCGGCGTGGTCGGCGCGATCATCAACACCGTCCTCAGCTTCGTCCCGCTCTCGCCGCTGCTGGGCGGCGCGGCCGCGAGTCACCTCTCGACCGATCGCGAGGCGAGCGGCGTCGCAGCCGGGGCCTTCGCCGGCCTGTTCACGATCGTTCCGGCACTCGTCACCCTCGCGTTCGTCGGCGTCGGGCTGTTCACGGGCCTCCCCGAAGCGACCGCGGGGGCCGCCGTCGCAGCACTCGTGATCGGCGTCCTCCTCACCATCGTGTATGTCGTCGGGCTGAGTGCCCTGGGCGGGTACATCGGGCATCGATTGTAG
- a CDS encoding bacterio-opsin activator domain-containing protein has product MDTGFEHAPIGILEVSPDGVVRDGNDAAASMLAVDAAASAGEPIDTVFPASVEGRVPQAFETPPDAELSFVEYYPELDQWLAVDLVPGDDAVYVYLRDETDGRRREQRLDSLRSDLRRLTIGNELIADMLGDLVGASTREEIAETICRRLGGTDIYAFAWVGERAVGSGEIVLQAAAGTTGRTLEQLKTALDGDADIPELRTIERGAPTIVGSLGEDKSVPEDIRRAAFADGLGSLLAVPLTYGSSVYGVVGIYAAERNAFSERERESFGTVGEMAGFAINATRNRSLLSSERVVELTFRLADPAAPLVATATETDARIDVTGVLAQGEELRCYVDAETERSPDEIGAVLADHESVIETRTVAEYDGGGSIEVVQRAETPLGQLLSQGGTVQSATFGPDGDRVVVDLPPSEDVRRIADAITRRYDAAVIAKRERRRDERTTGEVRDSVTDRLTDRQEEALRTAFFANYFESPRGSSAEEVADALGITGPTLLHHLRAGQRKLLADVFEATDRRPDVDRSATDG; this is encoded by the coding sequence ATGGACACCGGGTTCGAGCACGCACCGATCGGAATCCTCGAAGTGAGTCCGGACGGCGTCGTTCGGGACGGCAACGACGCTGCGGCGTCCATGCTCGCGGTGGACGCGGCCGCCAGTGCCGGCGAGCCGATCGATACCGTCTTTCCGGCATCCGTCGAGGGGCGCGTCCCTCAGGCGTTCGAGACGCCACCGGACGCGGAGCTGTCCTTCGTGGAATACTACCCGGAACTGGATCAGTGGCTCGCGGTCGATCTCGTCCCCGGTGACGACGCCGTCTACGTCTACCTCCGGGACGAGACCGACGGCCGCCGACGCGAGCAGCGACTCGACTCGCTACGATCGGACCTCCGCCGGCTGACGATCGGAAACGAACTCATCGCGGACATGCTGGGCGACCTCGTCGGGGCCTCGACGCGCGAGGAGATCGCCGAGACCATCTGCCGGCGGCTGGGCGGGACCGACATCTACGCGTTCGCCTGGGTCGGCGAGCGCGCGGTCGGATCCGGGGAAATCGTGCTGCAGGCCGCCGCTGGGACGACCGGCCGCACGCTCGAACAGCTCAAGACGGCACTCGACGGCGACGCGGATATCCCCGAACTGCGTACGATCGAACGGGGCGCACCGACGATCGTCGGGTCACTCGGCGAGGACAAGTCCGTCCCCGAAGACATTCGTCGAGCGGCGTTCGCCGACGGGTTGGGATCGCTGCTCGCGGTGCCGCTGACGTACGGATCGAGCGTCTACGGCGTCGTCGGTATCTACGCGGCCGAACGCAACGCCTTCTCCGAACGCGAACGCGAGAGTTTCGGGACCGTCGGGGAGATGGCCGGGTTCGCCATCAACGCGACCCGCAACCGGTCGTTGCTCTCGTCCGAACGGGTCGTCGAACTCACGTTCCGGTTGGCAGATCCCGCCGCGCCACTCGTCGCCACGGCCACCGAGACCGACGCCCGGATCGACGTGACAGGCGTGCTCGCGCAGGGCGAGGAGCTTCGCTGTTACGTCGACGCCGAGACCGAGCGGTCCCCGGACGAAATCGGCGCGGTGCTGGCGGACCACGAGTCGGTGATCGAGACGCGAACCGTCGCCGAGTACGACGGCGGGGGCTCGATCGAAGTCGTTCAGCGCGCCGAGACGCCGCTCGGGCAACTCCTCAGTCAGGGCGGCACAGTCCAGTCGGCCACGTTCGGCCCGGACGGCGATCGGGTCGTCGTCGACCTCCCACCGTCGGAAGACGTCCGCCGGATCGCCGACGCGATCACCCGCCGCTACGATGCCGCTGTGATCGCAAAACGGGAACGCCGACGGGACGAACGGACGACCGGGGAAGTCCGGGACAGCGTGACCGACAGGCTGACCGACCGGCAGGAAGAGGCCCTTCGGACGGCGTTCTTTGCGAATTACTTCGAATCACCACGCGGCAGTTCCGCCGAGGAAGTCGCCGATGCCCTCGGGATCACCGGGCCGACGCTGTTGCATCACCTCCGGGCCGGACAGCGCAAGCTCCTGGCGGACGTGTTCGAGGCGACCGATCGACGGCCCGACGTGGACCGGTCAGCGACTGACGGCTGA
- a CDS encoding AIM24 family protein yields MNVDEFTAEHAPTETEETFDLENKYTLDVAVAGSLLAKAGSMVAYTGDLTFTGQATPEGGITGFIKEAATGEGTPIMRVEGSGHLYLADQRKEIQILRLDDGESLTVNGEDILAFESGLSYEITEIDSLAGAFAGGFTNVALEGPGHVALTTHGDPVVMEPPVTTDPGATVAWSATAPEVEVNTNLSDMIGQESGERFQMEFTDPGGFVVVQPYEEHA; encoded by the coding sequence ATGAACGTAGACGAATTTACCGCCGAACACGCACCGACAGAGACCGAGGAGACGTTCGACCTGGAGAACAAATACACGCTCGACGTGGCCGTTGCAGGGTCGCTGCTGGCGAAAGCCGGCTCGATGGTCGCGTATACCGGGGACCTCACCTTCACCGGCCAGGCGACTCCGGAAGGCGGGATCACCGGCTTCATCAAGGAAGCCGCGACCGGCGAGGGGACGCCGATCATGCGCGTCGAGGGATCGGGCCACCTCTATCTCGCCGATCAGCGGAAGGAAATCCAGATCCTCCGACTGGACGACGGCGAATCACTCACCGTCAACGGCGAGGACATCCTCGCCTTCGAGTCGGGACTGTCCTACGAGATTACCGAGATCGACAGCCTCGCCGGAGCCTTTGCCGGCGGGTTCACCAACGTCGCACTCGAAGGCCCCGGTCACGTCGCGCTGACCACCCACGGCGATCCGGTCGTGATGGAACCGCCCGTCACGACCGATCCGGGTGCGACAGTTGCCTGGAGCGCGACCGCGCCCGAGGTCGAGGTCAACACCAACCTCTCGGACATGATCGGCCAGGAGTCCGGCGAACGGTTCCAGATGGAGTTCACCGATCCCGGCGGGTTCGTCGTCGTCCAGCCCTACGAAGAACACGCCTGA
- a CDS encoding HAMP domain-containing sensor histidine kinase, whose amino-acid sequence MTDNPTSIVDAEQWPDPVCHYGIEDGTPVVETVNEAFETTFGPVDAGEPVASLFETVGLSIVQGPDEPAVVGTAADQFTVETGTQPSESGAASHDRYLLRVVPTDGNAGGVLLFTPVPTGIARAADEIRLDHVASVISHDLRNPLDVAKARLRAARETGEVEHFEHVADAHDRMERIVGDVLTLARGADVVQPDGRVDISAAAERAWATVETDDADIVVEKSLPTVVADPDRLGRLFENLFRNSIEHGGTDVTVTVGPLADAPGFYVADDGRGIPPGRRERVFEPGFSTDDHGTGLGLSIVARIADHHGWSVAATDSASGGARFEITGLDTG is encoded by the coding sequence ATGACCGACAACCCCACGAGCATCGTCGACGCCGAGCAATGGCCCGACCCGGTCTGTCACTACGGGATCGAAGACGGAACCCCGGTCGTCGAAACGGTCAACGAAGCCTTCGAGACAACCTTCGGGCCCGTGGATGCGGGCGAACCGGTGGCCTCGCTGTTCGAGACGGTCGGGCTGTCGATCGTCCAGGGGCCTGACGAGCCGGCTGTCGTCGGGACGGCCGCCGATCAGTTCACCGTCGAAACGGGCACGCAGCCGTCCGAGTCGGGGGCGGCGTCGCATGACCGATATCTCCTGCGGGTCGTCCCCACGGACGGAAACGCCGGCGGGGTCCTCCTCTTTACTCCTGTGCCGACGGGGATCGCCCGGGCGGCCGACGAGATCAGGCTGGACCACGTGGCAAGTGTGATCAGCCACGACCTTCGCAACCCGCTGGATGTCGCCAAAGCCCGCTTGCGCGCGGCTCGGGAAACCGGCGAGGTCGAGCACTTCGAACACGTCGCTGACGCCCACGACCGGATGGAACGGATCGTCGGGGACGTGCTGACGCTGGCCAGGGGGGCCGACGTCGTCCAGCCGGATGGACGAGTCGATATCTCGGCCGCCGCCGAGCGGGCGTGGGCGACTGTCGAGACCGACGACGCCGACATCGTCGTCGAGAAATCGCTGCCCACGGTCGTCGCCGATCCCGACCGCCTGGGACGGCTCTTCGAGAACCTCTTCCGAAATTCGATCGAGCACGGCGGGACCGACGTGACGGTCACTGTCGGGCCGCTCGCTGACGCTCCCGGGTTCTACGTCGCCGACGACGGTCGCGGCATTCCGCCGGGGCGACGCGAGCGCGTTTTCGAGCCTGGATTCAGCACCGACGATCACGGGACCGGACTCGGGCTGTCGATCGTCGCCCGGATCGCCGACCACCACGGCTGGTCGGTCGCGGCCACCGATTCCGCGAGCGGGGGCGCTCGCTTCGAGATCACGGGTCTCGACACCGGTTGA
- a CDS encoding DUF2092 domain-containing protein, whose translation MQTPSTSRLRPLLLVSIAILAVLTGCAGVGSQQSDLPTAEAVEGSLADLDAVNATVVSTLDGTRITARQTVFEVGTDRRRSTTQTGETRSLVVANDSVTWRYDRAANTVQRTRRVEGDQQSTTSISRAMRSIFGRLNAPADESEREAALDPLVLPAAGSGGPQPFTGQVESFENASLHYRGTGTVAGREAYVVEAVPQADVNTANITLWIDQEWYYPLQWNSTIVVDTERRTVRTTYRNVTFNPAIPAGTFTFDPPANVTVTERKIVSRTFGTSGELAAASEMAIPDPDVPEPLEFDSARYFDDNGTVRTSLQYTNGSATLRVTKSEPRGDSGTLPEGDRLDINGQEAVIQSFESGTSLIWSCDGYRYTVFGDAPRETVRAVGESIDCG comes from the coding sequence ATGCAGACGCCCTCCACCTCCCGGCTTCGACCGCTCCTCCTGGTGTCGATCGCGATCCTCGCGGTCCTCACAGGCTGTGCAGGAGTGGGGAGCCAGCAGTCGGACCTGCCGACGGCGGAGGCGGTCGAGGGGTCGCTCGCCGATCTTGACGCAGTGAATGCGACGGTCGTGTCCACACTGGACGGGACACGAATCACGGCCCGGCAGACCGTGTTCGAGGTCGGAACCGACCGGCGTCGATCGACGACACAGACCGGTGAAACGCGGTCACTCGTCGTCGCAAACGACTCCGTGACGTGGCGATACGACCGAGCCGCGAACACCGTCCAGCGGACGCGACGGGTCGAGGGGGACCAGCAGTCAACCACCAGCATTTCGCGAGCGATGCGGTCGATCTTCGGGCGATTGAACGCACCGGCGGACGAGTCCGAGCGGGAAGCGGCACTCGATCCACTCGTTTTACCCGCTGCCGGAAGCGGCGGCCCACAGCCGTTCACTGGACAGGTCGAGAGTTTCGAAAACGCCTCGCTGCACTACCGAGGGACCGGGACAGTCGCCGGTCGCGAGGCGTACGTCGTGGAAGCCGTCCCACAGGCGGACGTCAACACGGCCAATATCACGCTGTGGATCGACCAGGAGTGGTACTATCCGCTCCAGTGGAACTCGACGATCGTCGTCGATACGGAGCGACGGACCGTGAGGACGACCTACCGGAACGTGACGTTCAATCCCGCGATCCCGGCCGGCACGTTCACGTTCGATCCGCCGGCGAACGTGACGGTCACCGAACGGAAGATCGTCAGCCGGACTTTCGGGACCAGCGGTGAACTGGCTGCCGCAAGCGAGATGGCGATTCCCGATCCGGACGTGCCCGAACCCCTGGAGTTCGATTCCGCGCGATATTTCGACGACAACGGCACGGTCCGCACGTCACTCCAGTATACGAACGGGTCGGCGACCCTCCGGGTGACGAAGTCCGAACCGAGAGGCGACAGTGGTACTCTCCCCGAGGGCGATCGCCTCGACATCAACGGACAGGAGGCAGTGATCCAGTCGTTCGAAAGCGGCACGTCGCTGATCTGGTCCTGTGACGGATATCGCTATACGGTCTTTGGCGACGCCCCGAGAGAGACGGTCCGCGCCGTCGGCGAATCGATCGACTGCGGGTGA
- a CDS encoding thermonuclease family protein has protein sequence MEGPRVVVVIAVLLAGCTLPGIQPDAGTATSPETGGTAAETPATGTPVLPAEETWTVTVVEVIDGDTMDVRFANGSTERVRLLGVDTPEPYAEVAPAEWDGVPDTEGGRAWLRGWADNATAFAERRLAGEDVRIVTDEVAGSRGGYGRLLVYVVVDGEVFGEQLLEKGYARLYETEFGLYDRFAAAEVRAQTAESGVWGFSDRSR, from the coding sequence ATGGAAGGACCCCGCGTGGTTGTCGTGATCGCCGTCCTGCTGGCCGGCTGTACGCTACCGGGCATCCAGCCGGACGCCGGGACGGCCACATCACCAGAAACCGGTGGCACCGCCGCGGAAACGCCGGCGACGGGGACGCCAGTACTCCCGGCGGAGGAGACCTGGACGGTGACGGTCGTCGAGGTGATCGACGGCGACACGATGGACGTCCGGTTCGCGAATGGGTCCACCGAGCGGGTCCGGTTGCTCGGCGTGGACACGCCCGAACCCTACGCGGAAGTGGCTCCCGCTGAGTGGGACGGCGTTCCCGATACAGAGGGCGGGCGTGCGTGGCTTCGCGGCTGGGCTGACAACGCCACGGCGTTCGCCGAGCGGCGACTGGCCGGCGAGGACGTCCGGATCGTCACCGACGAGGTGGCGGGTAGCCGTGGGGGATACGGCCGACTGCTCGTCTACGTAGTGGTCGACGGCGAGGTGTTCGGCGAGCAGTTACTCGAGAAGGGCTACGCGCGGCTGTACGAGACCGAGTTCGGGCTGTACGATCGGTTCGCCGCGGCCGAGGTGCGGGCACAGACGGCCGAAAGTGGCGTCTGGGGGTTCAGCGACAGGTCACGGTAG
- a CDS encoding HAD family phosphatase, giving the protein MTAVLCDMDGVIVSSEAHWKRHESEDIYPATVPDQEVPPEETTGMYYREIYDYLDDNYGAAISREEFLELFEEAGRQIYGEEAEIVAGVPELLRDVRADGHGVSLVTSSPHHWIDVVLDRFDLEDDFDAIVSAADVEAGKPAPDVYERAAELAGEDPTDCIAIEDSTNGASAAKAAGAFTIGFTGVHNDIDRSIPDVVAEDVAELRERLLERL; this is encoded by the coding sequence ATGACTGCAGTCCTCTGTGACATGGACGGCGTGATCGTCAGTTCCGAGGCCCACTGGAAGCGCCACGAGAGCGAGGACATCTACCCGGCGACGGTCCCCGATCAGGAGGTCCCGCCAGAGGAGACCACGGGCATGTACTACCGCGAGATCTACGACTATCTGGACGACAATTACGGCGCGGCGATCTCTCGCGAGGAATTTCTCGAACTCTTCGAGGAAGCGGGTCGGCAGATCTACGGCGAGGAGGCAGAGATCGTCGCGGGTGTCCCCGAACTGCTCCGGGACGTTCGCGCCGACGGGCACGGCGTCTCGCTGGTGACCTCCTCGCCACATCACTGGATCGATGTCGTGCTCGACCGGTTCGACCTCGAAGACGATTTCGACGCGATCGTCAGCGCGGCCGACGTCGAGGCGGGCAAGCCCGCCCCGGATGTCTACGAGCGAGCGGCCGAGCTTGCCGGCGAGGATCCCACGGACTGTATTGCGATCGAGGACTCGACGAACGGGGCGTCGGCAGCCAAAGCGGCGGGCGCGTTCACGATCGGCTTCACCGGCGTCCACAACGACATCGACCGCTCGATTCCGGACGTCGTCGCCGAGGACGTCGCGGAGTTGCGGGAGCGCCTGCTCGAACGATTGTAA
- a CDS encoding glycosyltransferase family 87 protein: MALPNSIPSVGGGDRPSGRWWVRLSLVVGLLAGLTAVISMAVVRPAQFSVATDVYARAGRAMLDGEAVYAVSPTGTPGFTFKYPPVVAVLSIGYGLIGPTAAYVTQVGVNLLALGTLAWLVLDRLPTKSRIDRRLAALAILAAGPVTSTFVMGQISPVVALCVGGGFLVALTDRAWRGGVGFGLGALIKVYPGGTWAWLFARRSWRALAVAIGVLAVGWLGNLVVGIELTQSYVTTVLFEESSTAVFAGGPPLRPAHVTVMRPLSALGVSGPWLWIGAAGLLGPPVLACYRRLDEPAGAETAFLATVIGLLAVVPLEWFYFTLAVAPLVLVAYRIENHPAVRVLAIGTILLWLAIPPEPLLMMTSDLPAGLGGAATWLATDVLRRIQPPLIGACLVLGACVWVQHDLARGRAVCRRTADEETSFTPD; the protein is encoded by the coding sequence ATGGCGCTGCCGAACTCGATTCCGTCGGTGGGGGGTGGCGACCGGCCGAGCGGCCGGTGGTGGGTACGCCTTTCCCTCGTCGTCGGGCTGCTCGCCGGTCTCACCGCAGTCATTTCGATGGCCGTGGTTCGTCCGGCACAGTTCTCGGTCGCCACCGACGTCTACGCCCGGGCGGGCCGGGCCATGCTGGACGGCGAGGCGGTCTACGCCGTGAGCCCGACCGGTACCCCCGGATTCACGTTCAAGTACCCACCTGTCGTCGCCGTTCTCTCGATCGGGTACGGGCTCATCGGGCCGACCGCCGCTTACGTCACGCAGGTCGGCGTCAATCTGCTCGCACTCGGCACCCTTGCGTGGCTCGTCCTGGATCGCCTCCCAACGAAGTCTCGGATCGACCGGCGACTCGCCGCGCTCGCGATCCTCGCCGCCGGGCCAGTCACCAGCACGTTCGTAATGGGACAGATATCCCCGGTCGTGGCCCTCTGTGTGGGTGGCGGCTTCCTCGTCGCCCTCACCGACCGCGCCTGGCGAGGAGGGGTCGGATTCGGGCTGGGGGCGCTCATCAAAGTCTATCCCGGCGGGACGTGGGCCTGGCTGTTTGCCCGGCGCTCCTGGCGGGCACTTGCCGTCGCGATCGGGGTCCTGGCCGTCGGGTGGCTAGGGAACCTCGTGGTCGGCATCGAGTTGACCCAATCCTACGTCACGACGGTCCTCTTTGAGGAGTCTTCGACCGCCGTCTTCGCGGGTGGGCCGCCGCTTCGACCGGCCCACGTGACCGTCATGCGTCCGCTGTCGGCACTGGGCGTCTCGGGCCCGTGGCTCTGGATCGGGGCCGCTGGCCTCCTCGGCCCGCCAGTGCTCGCGTGCTATCGTCGACTCGACGAGCCGGCCGGTGCCGAGACGGCCTTTCTCGCGACGGTGATCGGCCTGCTGGCGGTCGTCCCGCTGGAATGGTTTTACTTCACGCTCGCTGTCGCGCCCCTCGTCTTGGTCGCCTACCGGATCGAGAACCATCCGGCAGTACGCGTCCTCGCGATCGGCACGATCCTGCTCTGGCTCGCTATCCCGCCCGAGCCCCTGCTGATGATGACGAGCGACCTTCCGGCCGGGCTGGGTGGGGCTGCCACATGGCTGGCTACGGACGTCCTGCGACGGATTCAGCCCCCATTGATCGGCGCGTGCCTCGTGCTCGGGGCCTGTGTCTGGGTCCAGCACGACCTGGCGCGCGGTCGGGCCGTCTGTCGCCGGACGGCCGACGAGGAGACGTCGTTCACTCCGGACTGA
- a CDS encoding cyclophilin-like fold protein, whose protein sequence is MADFELTVDDRTLEAEWLDESPDLRDALADALPVEGQAARWGDELYFDASLDGQPETTSEEVPVGTIAYWAGGEVIALFWGPTPASTDETPKAAAPVAPLARIEDVRPLADLDGGATVRIEPVE, encoded by the coding sequence ATGGCGGACTTCGAACTCACCGTCGACGATCGAACGCTCGAAGCCGAATGGCTCGACGAGAGTCCCGACCTTCGGGACGCCCTGGCTGATGCCCTGCCGGTCGAAGGCCAGGCGGCCCGGTGGGGTGACGAACTGTACTTCGACGCGAGTCTGGACGGCCAGCCGGAGACGACGAGCGAGGAAGTGCCGGTCGGCACGATCGCCTACTGGGCAGGCGGTGAAGTGATCGCACTGTTCTGGGGGCCGACACCCGCAAGCACCGACGAGACACCGAAAGCGGCAGCCCCGGTCGCGCCACTCGCGCGGATCGAAGACGTGCGTCCGCTGGCGGATCTCGACGGGGGCGCGACGGTGCGGATCGAACCCGTGGAGTGA